TTCCGATTCAGAGCCGGGCTTATCTCGCCATGAAATCATTGACTTGTTATCCGATCTTTTGGTTGTCAACGCGGCGCCCCTTCAAGAGAAAGCACCGAAAACTCGTGCCGAAATATTTGTTCATGTCGAAAGAAACATTGCTCAACATGTACACACCCGAATCCCGTTGAACATTGGTAAAGGCCCCATCAATTACCGATTACATTTTTCCGTTGACCCCGTATAATGGACGGGGGAGGGTAGATCAATGGGATTTTTTAAATGGATGATTCCTGCCGTCATCGGCTTGTCCTTATATAAAGCACATCGAAATACGAAACAGGCGGTCGTGAATTACGTATCGCCAAACCGAACGTGCCGCGGTAAAGGGGGACCGTACTTGAAAGTGTTGCACTTGTCCGATTTGCACCTTGAAAAAATTTCAGTATCCCCCGGGCGGCTGTACGATCTGCTCAAAGACGAATCGATTGACTTGATTGCTTTGACAGGCGACTTTCTCGACCGAAAAAAAACGATTCCGCGGCTCGTTCCTTATTTGAAGCAGTTGCGCCGACTGCAACCGAAGTACGGAATGTTCGCGGTGTTCGGCAACCATGATTATGTTCTTGATCGAGACAGCTTCGCAAAATTGCAACAAACGCTCGAACAGGCGGGCGTGACGACGCTTCGCAACGAAAATCGCCGCCTCGACGTCGACGGCCATCCGCTCCACATCATCGGAATCGACGACTACAGCACTGGACGCAGCCGGCTGCTGCAGTCATTTCGGAACGTGAAAGACGGATTTCGCCTCATCTTGACACATGACCCGAATCTCGTACTTGAAATGAAGCAGCATCCGTTCGACTATTTGCTGTCCGGCCATTTTCACGGCGGACAAATATGTTGGCCGAAACCTTATCACATGGCAAAAACGATGGGGAAATTGGTTCGAATGAACATGCTCAAAGGATTGCACCACGTCGACGGTAAGCCGTTTTACATTAACGAAGGGCTCGGGCAGAGCGCCGTGAATTTGCGCATCGGCAGCCGTCCGGAAATCACGATTCATTCCTTCAGATTAAAGGCAATGGAAGCAGAGACTTACGAAGCTGCAGCCACTTGATCAACCAGCCGAGGCCTGTGCCGGGCTGGTTTTTTTGCAACATTTTCCCTACCGCATCCGCTCATAAACAAAGAAGGATGGGGGCATCTTATGACAAGCTCATCCATCCTTCACCGAGCGAATAAACGTAAGGGAGGATTTTGCCATAAAGATTTTATTTTTGCCTTTTACAAGCATGCCTTCCGGCCATCACCAAGTGGCCGATGCGATCAGCGATTATGTGAAAAAAAGAAAACCTGCATGGAACTGTAAAAAAATCAACTTTTTGAGCACGCTCAACCCCGCCGCGGAAAAAGCCGGGATTCAAGTGTATTTGAAATGGATCGACATGGCGCCGCGCTCATACAATCGATTGTATGCACGTTTCGGTTATACACGTTCACCGAAAGATGCAAGCGTATTGAAATGGAGCCACCGCTTATTGATGACCCCGCTCGAAAGAATCCTCTGTGAGGAAGAGCCCGATCTTGTCGTGTGCACGCATGGATTTTCGTCGTTTTTGATGAATGCTTTGAAGAAACAAATGCGCTGTCGCGTTCCCGTCGTTAACGTCTGTACGGACTTTTTCATGAACGATTTCTGGGGACGAACCGATATCGATCATCATTTTGTTCCGCATCGTGCGGTCAAACGCACTTTAATCGATGAACACGGCGTGCCGCCGAGCCGCATTACCGTCGCCGGCATTCCCGTGCATGAAAAATTTTCGCAACGAATCGAGGCTAGGACGCACACGCCTCCATACCGAATCTTAATTTCGGGAGGAAACCAAGGATTGCTCGATGTTTCGTCACTGTTTAGTGATTCTAACCAGCCAAGCGTTCAGTACCTGGTGTTGTGCGGAAACAATGCAAAATTGTATGAAAAATTGGCACGGACGCGGCTCTGGAATGTGCAGCCGTTAGCCTATGTTCATTCAAAAGCGAAAATGAACGCCTTGTACGATCAGGCCGACGCCATCGTCACGAAACCGGGCGGAGTCACCATCAGCGAAGCGTTTCGCAAACGGCTGCCGATTTTTATACACCATGCCCTTCCCGGTCAAGAACAAGTGAATTTGGCCTACCTTTGCCGGGAGCACGTCGTCTGGCCGCTCCACGACCGAAAACCGCTCGACAGGCAAATTCTTACCGTCTTCAAAGACCCCGCCAAGCTTTCGGTTTTGCAATACGGAATGCAACGACACTTGAACGACATAGACGCCGACGGGTGTCAAGCGGTTATTGATTATGCATCACAACTCGTCGATGCACGGAAACCGGCTGCCACAAAAAACTAAAGGGAAAGGCACATGGCCTTTCCCTTTTATGCCATGCCGTTTCTCGCTTCCTCCAAATGTCTCAACAATTCCTCGGCACGCGCAATTTCACGCTTTTCCTCGTCCGTTTCCGCCTTGCCGCGCACTTCGTCGAGCCGGTCACGGGCGATCTTCATATGTTGTGCCGCTCGTTGCACGTTTTGCGGATCACCGTTCGCTTGTGCTTGAATCACCTCATGTTGCGCAACCCGTACCGATTCCAACGCATAGTGAATCACTCCACGCTGTTCCATTCTTATCTGCCTC
This region of Bacillales bacterium genomic DNA includes:
- a CDS encoding galactosyldiacylglycerol synthase; the protein is MPFTSMPSGHHQVADAISDYVKKRKPAWNCKKINFLSTLNPAAEKAGIQVYLKWIDMAPRSYNRLYARFGYTRSPKDASVLKWSHRLLMTPLERILCEEEPDLVVCTHGFSSFLMNALKKQMRCRVPVVNVCTDFFMNDFWGRTDIDHHFVPHRAVKRTLIDEHGVPPSRITVAGIPVHEKFSQRIEARTHTPPYRILISGGNQGLLDVSSLFSDSNQPSVQYLVLCGNNAKLYEKLARTRLWNVQPLAYVHSKAKMNALYDQADAIVTKPGGVTISEAFRKRLPIFIHHALPGQEQVNLAYLCREHVVWPLHDRKPLDRQILTVFKDPAKLSVLQYGMQRHLNDIDADGCQAVIDYASQLVDARKPAATKN
- a CDS encoding metallophosphoesterase — protein: MGFFKWMIPAVIGLSLYKAHRNTKQAVVNYVSPNRTCRGKGGPYLKVLHLSDLHLEKISVSPGRLYDLLKDESIDLIALTGDFLDRKKTIPRLVPYLKQLRRLQPKYGMFAVFGNHDYVLDRDSFAKLQQTLEQAGVTTLRNENRRLDVDGHPLHIIGIDDYSTGRSRLLQSFRNVKDGFRLILTHDPNLVLEMKQHPFDYLLSGHFHGGQICWPKPYHMAKTMGKLVRMNMLKGLHHVDGKPFYINEGLGQSAVNLRIGSRPEITIHSFRLKAMEAETYEAAAT